The following are encoded in a window of Perca fluviatilis chromosome 21, GENO_Pfluv_1.0, whole genome shotgun sequence genomic DNA:
- the LOC120551655 gene encoding SUN domain-containing protein 1-like — protein MSRRSPRLEEAGYYTEEGTPIISYREILHRIFQRRKGHRGHHHKSIGHDGNTSNTGDTQNLNIETPAIETWTGVPTQANHTRTAAVQIISWLCVLLLLAIGLTHGIQSMQLKQDQQEVKILRQQMITMSMQLKEVQQEVEILRQHAIMSVPPASNFALESQGARILHHLSSDTHWPPGLETIWDQIYKWLYSSKAQRRVIQGHESLLPGQCWSFSGDQGHLFIALSHPVSITSVTLGHITKSQSPYGHVASAPRQFSTYGMRTTDEEGTYLGTLVYDEDGAAFQTFKLPNPDKGVFRCVKLQIDSNWGNIDYTCLYSFRVHGKIVEAEGKSTANT, from the exons ATGTCGAGAAGAAGTCCTCGTTTGGAGGAAGCTGGCTATTACACGGAGGAGGGGACTCCAATCATTTCCTACAGGGAGATCTTGCACAG GATCTTTCAGAGGAGGAAAGGTCACCGTGGTCATCACCACAAGTCAATAGGCCATGACGGAAACACCAGTAACACCGGTGACACACAAAATCTGAATATTGAGACTCCGGCCATAGAGACATGGACCGGAGTCCCCACTCAGGCCAATCACACTCGGACCGCTGCAGTACAGATCATCAGCTGGCTCTGCGTCCTGCTCCTTCTGGCCATTG GACTCACACATGGCATACAGAGTATGCAACTAAAACAGGACCAGCAGGAGGTGAAAATACTCAGGCAACAAATGATCACGATGAGCATGCAACTGAAAGAGGTCCAGCAGGAGGTGGAGATACTCAGACAACATGCAATCATGTCTGTTCCTCCGGCATCAAACTTTGCATTAGAATCGCAAG GTGCCAGAATTTTACATCATTTATCTTCGGACACACATTGGCCTCCAGGACTTGAAACAATATGGGATCAAATATACAAATGGTTGTATTCATCCAAAGCGCAGCGAAGAGTTATCCAG GGACATGAATCATTACTTCCGGGACAATGCTGGTCCTTTTCAGGCGACCAAGGGCATTTATTCATCGCCCTGTCCCACCCAGTCTCCATCACTAGCGTGACACTCGGCCACATCACAAAGAGCCAGTCTCCGTATGGACACGTCGCCAGTGCACCGAGGCAGTTTTCAACCTAT GGAATGAGGACCACTGACGAGGAAGGAACCTATTTGGGAACACTGGTTTATGACGAAGACGGCGCAGCATTTCAGACCTTTAAACTGCCT AATCCAGACAAAGGAGTCTTCCGATGCGTGAAGCTACAGATTGACAGCAACTGGGGAAACATAGACTACACCTGCCTGTACAGCTTCAGGGTTCACGGTAAGATTGTTGAAGCTGAAGGTAAATCAACCGCAAACACCTGA